In the genome of Luteibacter yeojuensis, one region contains:
- the hutU gene encoding urocanate hydratase: MTAFTRIDTTRTVRAPRGSELTCRSWLTEAPFRMLQNNLDPEVAENPAELVVYGGIGRAARNWECFDAILRSLRELRDDETLLVQSGKPVGVFPSHPDAPRVLIANSNLVPAWANWEHFNELDRKGLMMYGQMTAGSWIYIGSQGIVQGTYETFVEMGRQHYGGSLAGRWILTAGLGGMGGAQPLAASLAGASSLTIECQQSRIDFRLKTRYVDEQATDLDDALARLDRYAKEGRAVSVALLGNAADVLPELVRRGVRPDAVTDQTSAHDPVNGYLPSGWTVEEWFERRKSDPAGTARAAKASMRRHVEAMLAFHAKGVPTFDYGNNIRQMAKDEGLAEAFAFPGFVPAFVRPLFCRGVGPFRWVALSGDPEDIYKTDAKVKELIPDDPHLHRWLDMARERISFQGLPARICWVGLGQRHRLGLAFNEMVRNGELKAPVVIGRDHLDSGSVASPNRETEAMRDGSDAVSDWPLLNAMLNVAGGATWVSLHHGGGVGMGYSQHSGVVIVCDGSEAADKRIARVLWNDPGTGVMRHADAGYPEAIACAKEQGLNLPML; this comes from the coding sequence ATGACCGCCTTCACGCGCATCGACACCACCCGCACCGTCCGCGCCCCGCGCGGCAGCGAGCTCACCTGCCGCAGCTGGCTCACGGAAGCGCCGTTCCGCATGCTGCAGAACAACCTCGATCCGGAAGTGGCCGAAAACCCGGCCGAACTGGTGGTGTACGGCGGTATCGGCCGCGCGGCCAGGAACTGGGAGTGCTTCGATGCCATCCTGCGCAGCCTGCGCGAACTGCGCGACGACGAGACCCTGCTGGTGCAGTCGGGCAAGCCGGTGGGCGTGTTCCCGTCGCACCCGGACGCGCCGCGCGTGCTCATCGCCAACTCGAACCTCGTTCCCGCCTGGGCGAACTGGGAGCACTTCAACGAACTCGATCGCAAGGGCCTCATGATGTACGGCCAGATGACGGCCGGCTCCTGGATCTACATCGGTTCGCAGGGCATCGTGCAGGGCACGTACGAGACCTTCGTGGAAATGGGGCGCCAGCATTACGGCGGCAGTCTCGCCGGCCGCTGGATACTCACCGCGGGTCTGGGCGGCATGGGCGGCGCGCAGCCGCTGGCCGCGAGCCTCGCCGGCGCGTCCTCGCTCACGATCGAATGCCAGCAGAGCCGTATCGATTTCCGCCTCAAGACGCGCTACGTGGACGAACAGGCCACCGACCTCGACGACGCGCTGGCCCGTCTGGACCGCTACGCGAAGGAAGGCCGCGCGGTGTCCGTGGCCCTCCTGGGCAACGCGGCCGACGTGCTGCCCGAACTCGTCCGCCGCGGCGTCCGTCCGGACGCGGTGACCGACCAGACCAGCGCCCACGATCCGGTCAACGGCTACCTGCCGTCCGGCTGGACGGTGGAGGAGTGGTTCGAGCGGCGCAAGAGCGATCCGGCCGGCACCGCACGCGCGGCGAAGGCCTCCATGCGCCGCCATGTCGAGGCGATGCTGGCTTTCCACGCCAAGGGCGTGCCCACGTTCGACTATGGCAACAATATCCGCCAGATGGCCAAGGACGAGGGCCTCGCCGAAGCCTTCGCCTTCCCCGGTTTCGTGCCGGCGTTCGTCCGCCCGCTGTTCTGCCGTGGCGTGGGACCGTTCCGCTGGGTGGCGCTCTCGGGCGATCCGGAGGACATCTACAAGACCGACGCGAAGGTGAAGGAGCTGATCCCCGACGATCCGCACCTGCACCGCTGGCTCGACATGGCCCGTGAGCGGATCAGCTTCCAGGGCTTGCCGGCGCGCATCTGCTGGGTGGGCCTGGGGCAGCGTCATCGACTCGGGCTGGCTTTCAACGAGATGGTGCGCAACGGCGAACTGAAGGCGCCGGTGGTGATCGGCCGCGATCACCTGGACTCCGGTTCGGTCGCGAGCCCGAACCGCGAAACCGAGGCCATGCGCGACGGCAGCGACGCCGTGAGCGACTGGCCGCTGCTCAACGCCATGCTCAACGTGGCCGGCGGCGCCACCTGGGTCAGCCTGCACCACGGCGGCGGCGTCGGCATGGGTTACAGCCAGCACAGCGGCGTGGTGATCGTCTGCGACGGCAGCGAGGCGGCGGACAAGCGGATTGCCCGCGTGCTGTGGAACGATCCGGGCACCGGCGTGATGCGCCACGCCGATGCCGGCTACCCCGAGGCGATCGCCTGCGCGAAGGAGCAAGGCCTGAACCTGCCGATGCTCTGA
- a CDS encoding putative bifunctional diguanylate cyclase/phosphodiesterase, whose amino-acid sequence MSERADILPAVQIILDRVVPDSGWRAVLVVRLQGMREAQLRFGYEFGNQIMLAARERLVEAVRHFDTVFVAGDDTFVVVLPSVRNRTHALLAATRIVGAFDTPVLRGERPWHGRPVVGVAVHPEHGTTAELLYRRAELAHDEALRVGESFALYQPDATPVEILYGELREDIEANRLHVAFQPLRDLRSGEIVRVESLSRWTTTAQIHVAPADFIQFAERSDLIVPLTRWSLNASLRHAAALHRGGCPLDVAINLSPRVFAEPGFAEQMLGAMDIWGVPPTAVIVEITETALLTDLDMSVRVLRCLRDRGVRVAIDDFGTGYASFAYLRHFPATELKIDRSFVDAMNTDSRTELLVQAMVDVAHRLGMEAVAEGVENEATLLRLVEMDCDLVQGYHIAEPMKAEDFVAERIAAASLI is encoded by the coding sequence ATGAGTGAGCGTGCCGACATCCTGCCCGCCGTGCAGATCATCCTCGACCGGGTGGTCCCGGATTCGGGGTGGCGCGCCGTGCTCGTCGTGAGGCTGCAAGGCATGCGCGAGGCGCAGTTGCGTTTCGGCTACGAGTTCGGCAACCAGATCATGCTGGCCGCGCGCGAGCGCCTCGTCGAGGCCGTGCGCCACTTCGACACGGTGTTCGTCGCCGGCGACGATACGTTCGTGGTCGTGCTGCCGTCGGTGCGCAATCGTACCCATGCGCTCCTGGCGGCCACACGCATCGTCGGCGCCTTCGATACGCCGGTGCTGCGTGGCGAGCGCCCCTGGCACGGCCGCCCTGTCGTGGGCGTGGCGGTACACCCCGAGCACGGCACGACGGCGGAGCTGCTCTATCGCCGCGCGGAGCTGGCCCACGACGAGGCCCTTCGCGTGGGCGAATCCTTCGCCCTTTACCAGCCCGATGCCACGCCCGTGGAGATCCTCTACGGCGAGCTCCGCGAGGACATCGAGGCCAACCGCCTGCACGTGGCCTTCCAGCCGCTGCGCGACCTTCGGTCCGGCGAAATCGTGCGGGTGGAGTCGCTCTCCCGCTGGACCACCACGGCGCAGATTCACGTGGCGCCCGCCGACTTCATCCAGTTCGCCGAGCGCAGCGACCTCATCGTGCCGTTGACGCGCTGGAGCCTCAACGCCTCGCTGCGCCACGCCGCCGCGCTGCATCGCGGCGGCTGCCCGCTGGATGTGGCGATCAATCTTTCGCCGCGCGTCTTCGCCGAGCCGGGCTTCGCCGAGCAGATGCTGGGCGCCATGGACATCTGGGGCGTGCCGCCCACCGCCGTGATCGTGGAGATCACCGAGACGGCGCTGCTTACCGACCTGGACATGAGCGTGCGCGTGCTGCGCTGCCTGCGCGATCGCGGTGTCCGTGTGGCGATCGACGACTTCGGTACCGGGTATGCCTCGTTCGCCTACCTGCGGCACTTTCCTGCGACGGAACTGAAGATCGACCGCAGCTTCGTGGATGCCATGAACACCGACAGCCGCACGGAGTTGCTGGTGCAGGCCATGGTCGACGTGGCGCACCGTCTGGGTATGGAAGCCGTCGCGGAAGGCGTGGAAAACGAAGCGACCCTGCTGCGCCTGGTGGAAATGGACTGCGACCTCGTCCAGGGCTACCACATCGCCGAACCGATGAAGGCCGAGGATTTCGTGGCCGAACGCATCGCGGCGGCGTCATTGATCTAG
- the pilB gene encoding type IV-A pilus assembly ATPase PilB translates to MASQMHQPMLAGLTGMARRLVSENVLPEADVRKAVQDSAEKRISLSAWLVDHNLVDSAKLSQVASAEFGMPLMDIGGMAPANMPLDLVTEALVTKHQALPLFKRGKRLFVGIADPMQSHALDEIKFHSNHMVEPVLVERGQLRRIIDSALSAMSASVPGFEDGGLDELVMEHGDEDGDGTTGIDANANDDAPVVKFVNKILVDAIKRGASDIHFEPFESVYRVRLRMDGILRIVATAPIKLGNRIASRIKVMSGLDIAERRVPQDGRIKLNLTKTRAIDFRVSTLPTLFGEKIVLRILDGSSAKLGIDKLGYEEAQKKLYLDAIDKPYGMVLVTGPTGSGKTVSLYTALNILNTEGRNISTVEDPVEIRVEGINQVQQNVKRGMTFAAALRSFLRQDPDVIMVGEIRDLETAEIAVKAAQTGHMVLSTLHTNDAPQTISRLMNMGIAPYNITSSVTLIIAQRLARRLHDCKRAIQLPPAALLAEGFTQEEIDAGITIYEAVGCDSCNEGYKGRVGIYQVMPMVEDIQKIVLEGGNALQIAEVAKKAGINDLRASALLKVRNGVTSLAEINRVTKD, encoded by the coding sequence ATGGCTTCACAAATGCATCAGCCCATGCTCGCTGGCCTGACCGGCATGGCCCGACGCCTCGTCAGCGAGAACGTCCTGCCTGAGGCCGACGTCCGCAAGGCCGTGCAGGACTCCGCGGAGAAGCGCATCTCCCTCTCCGCCTGGCTGGTCGACCACAACCTCGTGGACAGCGCCAAGCTCTCCCAGGTGGCCTCGGCCGAATTCGGCATGCCCCTCATGGATATCGGCGGCATGGCCCCGGCCAACATGCCGCTGGACCTGGTGACCGAGGCCCTGGTCACCAAGCACCAGGCCCTCCCCCTCTTCAAGCGCGGCAAACGTCTCTTCGTCGGCATCGCCGACCCCATGCAATCGCACGCGCTGGACGAGATCAAGTTCCACTCGAACCACATGGTCGAGCCGGTCCTGGTCGAGCGGGGCCAGTTGCGCCGGATCATTGACAGCGCACTTTCGGCAATGAGCGCCAGCGTGCCGGGCTTCGAGGATGGCGGCCTCGACGAACTGGTGATGGAGCACGGTGACGAGGACGGCGACGGCACCACCGGCATCGATGCCAACGCCAACGATGACGCCCCCGTCGTCAAATTCGTCAACAAGATCCTGGTCGATGCCATCAAGCGCGGCGCGTCGGACATCCACTTCGAGCCCTTCGAGTCGGTCTACCGGGTACGCCTGCGCATGGACGGCATCCTGCGCATCGTGGCCACGGCCCCGATCAAGCTGGGCAACCGCATCGCCTCGCGCATCAAGGTCATGAGCGGCCTGGACATCGCCGAGCGCCGCGTTCCCCAGGACGGCCGCATCAAGCTCAACCTGACCAAGACCCGCGCCATCGACTTCCGCGTCAGCACCCTGCCCACGCTGTTCGGCGAGAAGATCGTACTGCGTATCCTCGACGGTTCCTCGGCCAAGCTGGGCATCGACAAGCTCGGCTACGAGGAAGCGCAAAAGAAGCTCTACCTCGACGCCATCGACAAGCCCTACGGCATGGTGCTGGTCACCGGCCCCACGGGTTCCGGCAAGACGGTGTCGCTGTACACCGCCCTCAACATCCTCAACACCGAGGGGCGCAACATCTCCACGGTGGAAGATCCGGTCGAAATCCGCGTCGAGGGCATCAACCAGGTCCAGCAGAACGTCAAACGCGGCATGACCTTCGCGGCGGCCCTGCGCTCCTTCCTGCGCCAGGATCCGGACGTGATCATGGTCGGCGAAATCCGCGACCTGGAAACCGCCGAGATCGCCGTGAAGGCCGCGCAGACCGGCCACATGGTGCTTTCCACCCTGCACACCAATGACGCCCCGCAGACCATCTCGCGCCTGATGAACATGGGCATCGCGCCCTACAACATCACCTCGTCGGTCACCCTGATCATCGCCCAGCGCCTGGCCCGCCGGCTGCACGACTGCAAACGGGCGATTCAGCTGCCGCCGGCCGCCCTGCTGGCCGAGGGTTTTACCCAGGAAGAAATCGACGCCGGGATCACCATCTACGAGGCCGTGGGCTGCGACAGCTGCAACGAGGGCTACAAAGGCCGAGTAGGCATCTACCAGGTCATGCCCATGGTCGAGGATATCCAGAAGATCGTCCTCGAAGGCGGCAACGCCCTGCAGATCGCCGAGGTGGCCAAGAAGGCCGGGATCAACGACCTCCGGGCGTCCGCCCTGCTCAAGGTGCGGAACGGGGTCACCAGCCTGGCGGAGATCAATCGCGTCACCAAGGATTGA
- the coaE gene encoding dephospho-CoA kinase (Dephospho-CoA kinase (CoaE) performs the final step in coenzyme A biosynthesis.) — MSFVVALTGGIASGKSAVERRFEALGIRAYDADVAARAVVEPGSEALAEVARVFGTAVLDGEGRLDRAAMRQRVFEDPSARATLEGILHPRIRTWLRDAVAADRGPYCILSIPLLVENRAHYAWVDRVLVVDAPEAVRIERLTRRDGIDAVLAAKMVAAQASREERLAIADDVIVNDGDEAALDEAVAALDRRYRTLAGNRL, encoded by the coding sequence ATGAGCTTCGTCGTCGCGCTCACGGGCGGCATCGCTTCGGGCAAGAGCGCCGTGGAACGCCGCTTCGAGGCGCTGGGCATCCGTGCCTACGACGCGGACGTCGCGGCACGCGCCGTCGTCGAGCCGGGATCGGAGGCGCTGGCCGAGGTCGCGCGCGTCTTCGGCACCGCGGTGCTGGACGGCGAAGGCCGGCTCGACCGGGCGGCGATGCGCCAGCGCGTGTTCGAGGATCCCTCGGCACGCGCCACCCTCGAAGGCATCCTGCACCCGCGCATCCGCACCTGGCTGCGCGACGCGGTGGCGGCCGACCGTGGTCCTTACTGCATCCTCTCCATTCCCCTGCTGGTGGAGAACCGCGCCCATTACGCCTGGGTGGATCGGGTGCTGGTGGTGGATGCGCCCGAAGCGGTGCGGATCGAGCGGCTTACCCGCCGCGACGGCATCGATGCCGTGCTGGCGGCGAAGATGGTCGCGGCGCAGGCCTCGCGCGAGGAAAGGCTGGCCATCGCGGACGATGTGATCGTCAACGATGGGGACGAGGCGGCGTTGGATGAGGCCGTGGCGGCGCTGGACCGGCGCTACAGGACGCTTGCCGGCAATCGATTGTAG
- the msrA gene encoding peptide-methionine (S)-S-oxide reductase MsrA codes for MRLRLLPSLFMALTACSTASAGEEGVKLPAPTVDATATAGGEASAVFAGGCFWGVQGVFQHVRGVKSVRSGYSGGDAAHANYDDVSDGDTGHAESVRVVYDPAQVSYGQLLQVFFSVAQDPTLLNRQGPDVGTQYRSAIFYANPEQKKVAEAYVAQLKAAHAFAAPIVTQVTPLKGFYPAESEHQDYMHLNPDSLYIAINDRPKVLALQRLYPERYVATWANGR; via the coding sequence ATGCGCCTCCGTCTGCTTCCCTCCCTGTTCATGGCCCTCACCGCCTGCTCCACCGCCTCCGCCGGCGAGGAAGGCGTCAAGCTGCCCGCCCCCACCGTCGACGCCACGGCCACCGCCGGGGGCGAGGCCTCCGCCGTCTTCGCCGGCGGCTGCTTCTGGGGCGTCCAGGGCGTCTTCCAGCATGTGCGGGGCGTGAAGAGCGTCCGCTCCGGCTACTCGGGCGGCGACGCCGCCCACGCGAACTACGACGACGTGAGCGACGGCGACACCGGCCACGCCGAGTCTGTCCGGGTCGTATACGACCCCGCGCAGGTCAGCTATGGCCAGCTGCTGCAGGTGTTCTTCTCGGTGGCGCAGGATCCCACCCTCCTGAACCGGCAAGGGCCCGACGTCGGCACGCAGTACCGGTCGGCGATCTTCTACGCCAATCCGGAGCAGAAGAAGGTGGCCGAGGCGTACGTGGCCCAACTCAAGGCCGCCCATGCCTTCGCGGCGCCGATCGTCACCCAGGTGACGCCGCTGAAGGGATTCTATCCGGCGGAAAGCGAGCACCAGGACTATATGCACCTGAATCCAGACTCGCTGTACATCGCGATCAACGACCGGCCGAAGGTGCTGGCGTTGCAGCGCCTTTATCCGGAGCGGTATGTAGCCACTTGGGCAAACGGCCGGTAG
- a CDS encoding HD-GYP domain-containing protein, with protein sequence MVYDLVERRVFVADLEVGMYVSRLDCEWSDTTFPIQGVPITSQDDIDRLAKFCKFVFVDLHRQATPERTIMRPSHVVAQAPPAPAAKPRPAVNPRLVARHAYRDSVAFDDEVPRAQEAFEGVARFAEHLVDDLRQGRAIEPGAVEKAVRPMVASLLRSSDAFFWIESLRHRDSYTYQHAVGCSTLAAAFGRHMGFADDVIVSLAAGGLLMDVGKVQMPEELLSRDGPLNDDEWGLARQHVGEGMAILDHSGVVDPEVRDMVLTHHERFDGSGYPGGLAGNEIPLPGRMAAIIDTYHAMSSPRPYRPAVSQHLALRQLYAGRDTAFQGELVEQFQACLGVYPTGSLVELNTGEVAVVMVQNQARRLQPRVAVLTRADKGPREDFLIVDLMNQADPVRREILRTLPAGSHGIDPREFFIQ encoded by the coding sequence GTGGTTTACGACCTGGTGGAGAGACGCGTGTTCGTGGCCGACCTGGAGGTCGGCATGTACGTGAGCCGTCTCGATTGCGAATGGTCGGACACCACGTTCCCGATCCAGGGCGTGCCGATCACGTCGCAGGACGACATCGACAGGCTGGCGAAGTTCTGCAAGTTCGTATTCGTGGACCTGCACCGCCAGGCCACGCCCGAACGGACGATCATGCGGCCTTCCCATGTCGTCGCCCAGGCGCCTCCCGCCCCCGCGGCCAAGCCCCGGCCGGCGGTCAACCCCCGCCTCGTGGCGCGGCATGCGTACCGGGACAGCGTAGCGTTCGATGACGAAGTGCCGCGGGCCCAGGAGGCCTTCGAGGGGGTGGCACGTTTTGCGGAGCACCTCGTGGACGACCTGCGGCAGGGGCGCGCCATCGAACCGGGCGCCGTCGAGAAAGCCGTGCGACCGATGGTGGCGAGCCTCTTGCGCAGCAGCGACGCCTTCTTCTGGATCGAGAGCCTCCGCCACCGCGACAGCTATACGTATCAGCACGCGGTCGGGTGCAGCACGCTCGCCGCCGCCTTCGGGCGGCACATGGGTTTCGCCGATGACGTGATCGTCAGCCTCGCCGCCGGCGGCCTCCTCATGGACGTGGGCAAGGTGCAGATGCCCGAGGAACTGCTCTCGCGCGACGGCCCGTTGAACGACGATGAATGGGGCCTGGCGCGCCAGCACGTTGGCGAAGGCATGGCCATCCTCGATCATTCCGGTGTCGTCGACCCGGAGGTTCGCGACATGGTGCTTACCCACCACGAGCGCTTCGACGGCAGCGGCTATCCGGGCGGCCTGGCCGGCAACGAGATCCCGCTTCCCGGCCGCATGGCGGCGATCATCGACACTTACCACGCGATGTCCTCGCCCCGGCCCTACCGGCCGGCGGTTTCCCAGCATCTTGCGCTGCGCCAGCTCTACGCGGGGCGCGACACCGCGTTCCAGGGCGAACTGGTCGAACAGTTCCAGGCTTGCCTGGGTGTGTACCCCACCGGATCGCTCGTGGAACTCAACACGGGTGAAGTCGCGGTCGTGATGGTGCAGAATCAGGCCCGCCGCCTGCAGCCGCGGGTGGCCGTTCTGACGCGTGCGGACAAGGGGCCGCGCGAGGATTTCCTCATCGTCGACCTGATGAACCAGGCGGACCCCGTTCGCCGCGAAATCCTGCGCACCCTGCCGGCCGGCAGCCATGGCATCGATCCCAGGGAGTTTTTCATTCAATGA
- a CDS encoding ectonucleotide pyrophosphatase/phosphodiesterase, which translates to MNATFSRRSALLALLLLLMPLAGCAVRPAAPAATPHAVLLVSIDAFRADYIDRGLTPNLVALAHDGTTTPYMLPSFPSLTFPNHYTLVTGRVPDRNGIVNNTMRDERLGRFSLGNRDATADGRWWAEAEPIWVTAQKHGLRTATMFWPGTEAEIHGVRPDHWMPFDDALTPRQRVDKLLSWIDGDSPKPVFDTLYFDDVDHAGHAFGPDSQEVNDALRKVDDALGYLVAQLRRRGLYDTTNLVVVSDHGMADVPRGNIVFADEETDLDALDAVSYGVMATFNAKPGVDASHAVARLLGPHAHMRCYRKEDLPARLDYGRNPRVPAYLCLAETGWSITSHATLAKRKDPMSRGEHGYDNLDPSMRALFVARGPDIGRGVTIAPFPNVDVYPLLAHLLGLEPLPNDGNLDDVKGALRATGAPARQFP; encoded by the coding sequence ATGAACGCCACGTTTTCCCGCCGGAGCGCCCTGCTCGCGTTGCTCCTGCTCCTGATGCCGCTGGCCGGCTGCGCCGTTCGCCCTGCCGCGCCCGCCGCGACGCCGCACGCCGTCCTCCTGGTGTCGATCGACGCTTTCCGCGCCGACTACATCGACCGCGGCCTCACGCCGAACCTCGTGGCGCTCGCGCATGACGGCACCACGACGCCGTATATGCTGCCGTCGTTCCCTTCGCTGACCTTCCCCAACCACTACACGCTGGTGACCGGCCGGGTCCCGGATCGCAACGGCATCGTCAACAACACCATGCGGGACGAGCGGCTGGGCAGGTTCAGCCTGGGCAACCGCGACGCCACGGCCGACGGCCGCTGGTGGGCTGAAGCCGAGCCGATCTGGGTCACCGCCCAGAAACACGGGCTGCGCACGGCAACCATGTTCTGGCCGGGAACGGAAGCGGAGATCCATGGCGTACGGCCGGATCACTGGATGCCGTTCGACGACGCGCTGACACCGCGACAGCGCGTGGACAAACTGCTTTCCTGGATCGACGGCGACAGTCCGAAGCCCGTATTCGATACGCTCTACTTCGACGACGTGGACCACGCGGGTCACGCGTTCGGACCGGATTCGCAGGAGGTGAACGATGCCCTGCGCAAGGTCGACGACGCGCTCGGCTACCTCGTCGCGCAACTGCGCCGGCGCGGGCTGTACGACACGACGAACCTCGTCGTCGTCTCCGATCACGGCATGGCCGACGTGCCGCGCGGCAACATCGTGTTCGCCGACGAGGAAACCGACCTCGATGCGCTGGATGCCGTGTCCTACGGCGTGATGGCTACCTTCAACGCGAAGCCCGGGGTGGACGCCTCGCACGCGGTCGCACGCCTGCTGGGTCCGCACGCGCACATGCGCTGCTATCGGAAGGAAGATCTGCCCGCCCGCCTGGATTACGGCAGGAACCCGCGCGTGCCCGCCTATCTCTGCCTGGCGGAAACGGGCTGGTCGATCACCAGCCACGCGACCCTGGCGAAACGCAAGGACCCGATGTCGCGCGGCGAGCATGGCTACGACAACCTGGACCCCAGCATGCGCGCCCTCTTCGTCGCGCGCGGGCCCGATATCGGGCGCGGCGTGACGATCGCGCCCTTCCCCAACGTGGACGTCTATCCGCTCCTGGCCCACTTGCTCGGCCTGGAACCGCTCCCGAACGACGGCAACCTCGACGACGTGAAGGGCGCGTTGCGCGCGACGGGGGCCCCGGCGCGCCAATTCCCGTAG
- a CDS encoding type II secretion system F family protein: protein MAVATANKNTRALGAARAQVNKLTMYDWTALDKRGKRMSGELQAKNAALVKAELRRQGMNPQTVRERAKPLFGSSGSTVKPRDVAIFSRQIATMMASGVPMVQAFDIIANGQKNVRFKNMLIDVKSNIEGGASLHEALGQYPVQFDELYRNLVHAGESAGVLDTILDTVATYKERVEGIKSKIKKALFYPAMVMVVAFLVTMILLLFVVPVFQQTFKDAGAELPVPTMVVVKASEFVQAYWWAIIGAVVAAGFVFVAAKKRSAKFAHFLDRMSLKIPVIGNILRQSALARFARTLGVTFQAGVPLVEALEAVSGATGSIVYGEAVLQMRDDVSVGHQLQLAMRQTNLFPNMVVQMTAIGEESGSLDHMLFKVAEFYEEEVNNAVDTLSSLLEPFIMVILGGLVGGMVISLYLPIFKIAGTT from the coding sequence ATGGCAGTAGCCACCGCAAACAAGAACACGCGGGCCTTGGGTGCCGCCAGGGCACAGGTCAACAAGCTGACCATGTACGACTGGACGGCGCTGGACAAGCGCGGCAAGCGCATGTCCGGCGAGCTGCAGGCCAAGAATGCCGCCCTGGTCAAGGCCGAGCTGCGCCGCCAGGGCATGAACCCGCAGACCGTGCGCGAACGGGCCAAGCCGCTGTTCGGCTCCTCCGGCAGCACGGTAAAGCCGCGCGACGTCGCCATCTTCAGCCGCCAGATCGCCACCATGATGGCGTCGGGCGTGCCCATGGTGCAGGCCTTCGACATCATCGCGAACGGACAGAAGAACGTCCGCTTCAAGAACATGCTGATCGACGTCAAGTCGAACATCGAGGGCGGTGCGTCGTTGCACGAAGCGCTGGGACAGTATCCCGTCCAGTTCGACGAGCTTTATCGCAACCTGGTGCACGCGGGCGAATCGGCCGGTGTGCTCGACACGATCCTGGATACCGTCGCGACATATAAGGAACGCGTCGAGGGCATCAAGTCCAAGATCAAGAAGGCTCTGTTCTATCCGGCCATGGTCATGGTGGTGGCTTTCCTGGTCACGATGATCCTGCTGCTGTTCGTGGTGCCGGTCTTCCAGCAGACCTTCAAGGACGCGGGCGCCGAACTGCCCGTGCCGACGATGGTGGTCGTCAAGGCGTCCGAGTTCGTACAGGCCTATTGGTGGGCCATCATCGGCGCCGTCGTGGCCGCCGGTTTCGTCTTCGTGGCCGCGAAGAAACGCTCGGCCAAGTTCGCCCACTTCCTCGACCGCATGTCGCTGAAGATTCCGGTCATCGGCAACATCCTGCGGCAGTCGGCCCTGGCCCGCTTCGCCCGTACGCTGGGCGTCACCTTCCAGGCCGGCGTCCCCCTGGTGGAAGCGCTGGAAGCGGTGTCCGGCGCCACGGGCAGCATCGTCTATGGCGAAGCCGTGTTGCAGATGCGCGACGACGTCTCGGTCGGCCACCAGCTGCAGCTGGCCATGCGCCAGACCAACCTGTTCCCGAACATGGTGGTGCAGATGACCGCCATCGGCGAAGAGTCGGGCTCCCTCGACCACATGCTGTTCAAGGTGGCGGAGTTCTACGAGGAAGAAGTGAACAACGCGGTGGACACGCTCAGCAGCCTGCTCGAGCCCTTCATCATGGTGATCCTCGGTGGCCTGGTCGGCGGCATGGTCATCTCGCTGTACTTGCCCATCTTCAAGATCGCCGGAACGACCTGA
- a CDS encoding prepilin peptidase, producing the protein MPELPLAFWIAFAAVFGMLVGSFLNVVILRTPPRMQWEWRKQAREVLELEPVDEPRPPGIALESSHCPQCRHRLAAHDNIPVFGWLFLRGRCRYCGTKISAQYPLVELFTGIASALVVWHFGPTPAALAGLVLTFFLIALSGIDTRTQLLPDELNYPLLWIGLGLTLIPAWQPLPVAPSSAILAALIGYLSLWSVYWLFKLLTGKEGMGYGDFKLLAALGAWMGPVSLLPIILLSSLIGALVGGGLMLFRNHRRDVPIPFGPYIAAAGWVWFLAGDRLLAGYLRIAGLQ; encoded by the coding sequence ATGCCCGAACTCCCCCTCGCCTTCTGGATCGCCTTCGCCGCCGTCTTCGGCATGCTCGTGGGCAGCTTCCTCAACGTGGTGATCCTGCGCACGCCGCCGCGCATGCAGTGGGAATGGCGCAAGCAGGCCCGCGAGGTACTGGAGCTGGAACCGGTGGACGAGCCCAGGCCGCCGGGTATCGCGCTGGAATCCTCGCATTGCCCGCAGTGCCGGCACCGGCTGGCGGCCCACGACAACATCCCCGTCTTCGGTTGGCTGTTCCTGCGTGGGCGCTGCCGCTACTGCGGCACGAAGATCTCGGCGCAATACCCCCTGGTCGAACTGTTCACGGGCATAGCGAGCGCGCTGGTGGTCTGGCACTTCGGCCCCACTCCGGCCGCCCTGGCGGGACTCGTGCTCACCTTCTTCCTGATCGCCCTTTCCGGCATCGACACCCGTACCCAGCTGCTGCCGGACGAGCTCAACTACCCCCTGCTCTGGATCGGCCTGGGCCTCACGCTGATCCCGGCCTGGCAGCCGTTGCCCGTGGCCCCGTCCTCTGCGATCCTGGCCGCGCTCATCGGTTACCTGAGCCTCTGGAGCGTGTACTGGCTGTTCAAGCTGCTCACCGGCAAGGAAGGCATGGGCTACGGGGATTTCAAGTTGCTCGCCGCGCTCGGCGCGTGGATGGGTCCGGTGTCGCTGCTGCCGATCATCCTGCTGTCCTCCCTCATCGGCGCGCTCGTCGGCGGCGGCCTCATGCTGTTCCGCAACCATCGGCGCGACGTGCCGATTCCCTTCGGCCCGTACATCGCGGCTGCCGGCTGGGTATGGTTCCTCGCCGGCGACAGGTTGCTGGCGGGTTACCTGCGGATCGCCGGGCTGCAATGA